One window of the Niallia circulans genome contains the following:
- a CDS encoding toxin-antitoxin system YwqK family antitoxin, producing MENDSKYTKDFVLKNGVNFDDLWFTSYSDEILDNPEDEGGKPFTGLAFELYENGNLIYFCFYKDGLAHGLNREFYESGKIKCEEYFKYGLVNGKSICWHENGNVKSTSEVELSIELNYKEWDANGKLIMEKELEQDKENAQYAILLTRREINRNIGR from the coding sequence ATGGAAAATGATAGTAAATATACAAAGGATTTTGTCTTGAAAAACGGTGTAAACTTTGATGATTTATGGTTTACTTCATATAGTGACGAGATTCTTGATAACCCTGAAGATGAAGGTGGAAAGCCATTTACCGGATTAGCATTCGAACTGTACGAAAATGGGAATCTAATTTATTTTTGTTTCTATAAAGATGGATTAGCTCATGGTTTAAATCGCGAATTTTATGAAAGTGGAAAAATAAAATGTGAAGAGTACTTTAAATATGGACTAGTTAATGGAAAAAGTATTTGTTGGCATGAAAATGGAAATGTTAAATCGACAAGTGAAGTCGAGTTATCGATTGAATTGAACTATAAAGAATGGGACGCCAATGGAAAACTTATAATGGAAAAGGAATTAGAACAAGATAAAGAAAATGCGCAATATGCTATTTTATTAACAAGAAGAGAAATAAATCGTAACATAGGTAGGTAA
- a CDS encoding T6SS immunity protein Tdi1 domain-containing protein encodes MDTFENFLKHNTVDERIILKYKDKLPGELIEVWYKYGFGTLLNGFLKLINPDEYLDILERCYRRYEQAIPIFTTSMGDIIVWEKDKYVNLLNFRKGLVHIVSSGFNFFFDDLKDNDFINDELMWEPYPKAYSKYGRPDYEECFGYTPLLGLGGSEKVENLKKVKIREHILIITEFMGPIE; translated from the coding sequence TTGGATACCTTTGAGAATTTTTTAAAACATAATACTGTTGATGAAAGGATTATCTTAAAATATAAAGATAAACTTCCGGGAGAACTGATAGAAGTATGGTATAAATATGGTTTTGGAACATTATTAAACGGTTTTTTAAAATTAATTAATCCAGATGAGTATTTGGATATTTTAGAAAGATGTTATAGAAGGTACGAGCAAGCAATTCCAATTTTTACGACCTCGATGGGTGATATTATCGTGTGGGAAAAAGATAAATATGTTAATTTGTTGAACTTTAGGAAAGGACTCGTACACATTGTTTCATCTGGCTTTAACTTCTTTTTTGATGATTTAAAGGATAATGACTTTATAAATGATGAATTAATGTGGGAACCATACCCTAAAGCTTATAGTAAGTATGGTAGACCTGATTATGAAGAATGTTTTGGATACACTCCTTTACTAGGTCTAGGTGGATCTGAAAAAGTAGAAAATCTAAAAAAGGTAAAAATAAGAGAACATATTCTTATTATTACAGAATTTATGGGACCGATTGAATAG
- a CDS encoding Imm6 family immunity protein encodes MENANFSSLTEDGKVIFFLGLSEKVLSVFSRKEDQMLAQEVIYKCWEWLKGKENIGVILYELLDNEENSITIIQEMSDNETDFIAWNCVIDAVAYTSRKAFEREGVKYYPEPIALVNDTLVDHFMDCFGKCVENADSYIQRINFLLDNYKNGNIANDWRTEILKELQLYN; translated from the coding sequence ATGGAAAATGCTAACTTTAGTAGTTTAACAGAAGATGGTAAAGTAATATTTTTCCTTGGACTCTCAGAAAAAGTTTTGTCGGTATTTTCTCGCAAAGAAGATCAAATGTTAGCCCAAGAAGTTATATATAAATGTTGGGAATGGCTAAAAGGGAAAGAAAATATAGGGGTTATTCTTTATGAATTGTTAGATAATGAGGAAAATAGTATAACAATAATTCAAGAGATGTCAGATAATGAAACAGACTTCATAGCTTGGAACTGTGTTATTGATGCAGTTGCTTATACTAGTAGAAAAGCATTTGAAAGAGAAGGTGTCAAATATTATCCAGAACCAATTGCTTTAGTTAATGATACATTAGTAGACCATTTTATGGATTGTTTTGGAAAATGTGTAGAGAATGCAGATAGTTATATTCAAAGAATAAATTTTTTATTGGATAATTATAAGAATGGGAATATTGCGAATGATTGGCGGACAGAAATTTTAAAGGAATTACAACTATACAATTAA
- a CDS encoding IS110 family transposase, producing the protein MMRRDKYIYIGLDLHKFQHTAVILDCWNEKLGEMTFQNKPAIFPSLLEYVNRYLTEDLTPIFGLEDVGGYGRDLALYLLEQGYIVKFVNSSLSNAERNSYAMTQKNDSWDAQCVARVLIRDLPYLPEATPSDIHWIIAQLVGRRNALVKTQTSLKNQLHMQLNYHYPSYKDFFSEVDGKTALAFWESYPSPSHLEGETVEDLRKFLLEVSNNACSTRKAEQILTLVQADGEVKREYQTSRDFIIQSIVRDISFKKREIKKVDRELKVTIQKLGMQLETMPGIDTVTSSALIAEIGDIHRFANSDKLARYAGIAPIKMGSGGKETMKKTKQGNRKLYDVFYNLAVQQVQVSKGNKIPRNPVFYAYYNQKQSEGKSKSQALLCIMRRLVRIVYGMMKNKTAYILPRMPETKAS; encoded by the coding sequence GAAAAGCTAGGGGAAATGACGTTTCAAAATAAACCAGCCATCTTTCCAAGTTTACTAGAGTATGTGAATAGGTATTTAACAGAAGATTTGACCCCTATATTTGGATTAGAAGATGTAGGTGGTTACGGACGAGATTTAGCGTTGTATCTGCTTGAACAAGGTTACATTGTGAAATTTGTTAACTCCTCTTTATCCAATGCAGAACGGAACAGCTATGCGATGACACAAAAGAATGATAGTTGGGACGCTCAATGTGTGGCAAGGGTTTTAATACGTGACCTACCGTATTTACCTGAAGCTACACCATCTGATATTCATTGGATAATCGCTCAACTTGTTGGTAGAAGAAATGCTTTAGTGAAAACACAAACATCCTTGAAAAACCAACTGCATATGCAATTAAACTATCATTATCCAAGTTACAAGGATTTCTTTTCAGAAGTAGATGGAAAAACAGCTTTAGCTTTTTGGGAAAGCTACCCTTCACCATCTCATTTGGAGGGGGAAACAGTAGAGGACTTACGGAAGTTCCTATTAGAAGTGAGTAACAATGCTTGTTCCACTAGAAAGGCAGAGCAAATATTAACACTTGTTCAAGCAGATGGAGAAGTAAAACGAGAATACCAAACATCAAGAGACTTTATCATTCAAAGCATAGTTCGAGATATTAGCTTTAAGAAAAGGGAAATCAAGAAGGTAGATAGAGAATTAAAAGTAACTATTCAGAAGTTAGGTATGCAGCTTGAAACCATGCCAGGGATTGATACGGTTACTTCATCCGCTTTAATTGCTGAAATCGGAGACATTCACCGGTTCGCAAACTCTGACAAATTAGCAAGATATGCAGGGATAGCCCCTATCAAGATGGGTTCGGGTGGCAAGGAAACGATGAAGAAAACGAAACAAGGCAACCGAAAGCTATATGATGTTTTTTACAACCTAGCTGTTCAACAAGTCCAAGTAAGTAAGGGGAATAAAATTCCTCGTAATCCTGTGTTTTATGCTTACTATAATCAAAAGCAAAGTGAAGGGAAATCCAAGTCACAAGCCCTTCTCTGTATTATGAGGAGATTAGTCAGAATTGTCTATGGTATGATGAAAAATAAAACGGCTTATATTCTGCCAAGAATGCCTGAAACGAAGGCAAGTTAA